From the genome of Anoplopoma fimbria isolate UVic2021 breed Golden Eagle Sablefish chromosome 1, Afim_UVic_2022, whole genome shotgun sequence, one region includes:
- the ywhag2 gene encoding 14-3-3 protein gamma-B: MVDREQLVQKARLAEQAERYDDMAAAMKSVTELNEALSNEERNLLSVAYKNVVGARRSSWRVISSIEQKTSADGNEKKIEMVRAYREKIEKELEAVCQDVLNLLDNFLIKNCSETQHESKVFYLKMKGDYYRYLAEVATGEKRATVVESSEKAYNEAHEISKEHMQPTHPIRLGLALNYSVFYYEIQNAPEQACHLAKTAFDDAIAELDTLNEDSYKDSTLIMQLLRDNLTLWTSDQQDDEGGEGNN, encoded by the exons ATGGTTGATCGCGAGCAGCTGGTGCAGAAAGCCAGGCTGGCTGAACAGGCTGAGAGATATGATGATATGGCAGCTGCTATGAAATCG GTAACAGAGCTGAATGAGGCCCTGTCCAACGAAGAGAGGAACCTCTTGTCTGTGGCCTACAAGAATGTGGTCGGGGCCCGTCGCTCCTCCTGGAGGGTGATCTCCAGCATTGAGCAGAAGACTTCGGCCGACGGCAATGAGAAGAAGATTGAGATGGTGAGGGCCTACAGGGAGAAGATTGAGAAGGAGCTGGAGGCCGTGTGCCAGGACGTGCTCAATCTCCTGGACAACTTCCTGATCAAGAACTGCAGCGAGACGCAGCACGAGAGCAAGGTGTTCTACCTGAAGATGAAGGGCGACTACTACCGGTACCTGGCCGAGGTGGCCACGGGCGAGAAGAGGGCCACCGTGGTGGAGTCCTCGGAGAAGGCCTACAACGAGGCCCACGAGATCAGCAAGGAGCACATGCAGCCCACCCACCCCATCCGCCTGGGCTTAGCTCTCAACTACTCTGTGTTTTACTACGAGATCCAGAACGCCCCAGAGCAGGCCTGTCATCTGGCCAAGACCGCCTTCGACGACGCCATCGCCGAGCTCGACACCCTCAACGAGGACTCCTACAAAGACTCCACTCTCATCATGCAGCTGCTCCGAGACAACTTGACACTGTGGACAAGTGACCAGCAGGATGACGAGGGAGGGGAGGGCAACAATTAA